The Pricia mediterranea genome includes a window with the following:
- a CDS encoding DUF6364 family protein produces MNTKLTLTIEREIIERAKQYAKDKNRSLSDIIENYLKTLTDKRPDTENKLSPAVESLKGSFRPPKDFDYKKQLRDRLEKKYL; encoded by the coding sequence ATGAACACAAAACTTACATTGACCATAGAACGAGAGATCATCGAAAGGGCAAAACAATATGCAAAGGACAAAAACCGCAGCCTATCCGATATTATCGAGAATTATCTGAAAACCCTCACGGATAAAAGGCCGGACACCGAAAATAAACTGAGCCCTGCGGTAGAATCGCTGAAAGGCTCCTTCAGACCGCCCAAGGACTTCGATTACAAAAAACAGTTAAGGGACCGCTTGGAAAAGAAATACCTGTAA
- a CDS encoding type II toxin-antitoxin system VapC family toxin translates to MEKVLLDTDVLLDFFFDRKPFSDHTAQVLDLCEKKKIEGFTTPVIIANAYYLLRRDSRHEKVINKLLQLLNIIDIVKMDRKVVIKALNSDFKDFEDALQNFSAVEMEKIKTILTRNIKDFKKSELAVMTPETYLKGRKASG, encoded by the coding sequence ATGGAAAAAGTACTGTTGGATACCGACGTCCTGCTCGACTTTTTCTTTGACAGAAAGCCTTTTTCGGACCATACGGCCCAAGTACTGGACCTGTGCGAGAAAAAAAAGATAGAAGGTTTTACGACCCCCGTAATCATAGCGAACGCCTACTACCTGCTGCGCCGGGACTCAAGGCACGAAAAGGTAATAAACAAACTCCTCCAGCTCCTCAACATAATCGACATAGTGAAAATGGACAGGAAGGTCGTCATAAAGGCCTTGAATTCGGATTTCAAGGATTTTGAGGATGCCCTCCAAAACTTCTCAGCGGTCGAGATGGAAAAAATAAAGACCATCCTGACGAGAAACATAAAGGACTTTAAAAAAAGTGAACTGGCGGTCATGACACCGGAGACGTACTTGAAGGGAAGAAAAGCCAGTGGCTAA
- the ltrA gene encoding group II intron reverse transcriptase/maturase, translating into MNLNAAYLQVYRNKGAAGIDDVQIQELKSILQAHGERYVQQIEREQYQVSPILGVEIPKSNGKKRLLGIPTVVDRVFQQALQQALHPVFEPSSRQYSYGAGPKRNAHQAVARSLENINSGYQHIVDIDLKSFFDEVEHYVLLELIYKKMKCKPTMKLLRSFLRASVLINGKLHKRRKGVPQGPPLSPLLSNILPGELDKELEKRGHRYVRYADDFSVYVKSRRAAKRVGNSIYKFLRDKLQLPINREKSGIRKPLDLQVPGFGFVPTYKKGEKGKYQLVTGVSKWKEFKAKLKYPTKKTIPVNFGERVQRIDLLLRGWINYFKPASVQGKLKKAGRMAKKPVTVLYLAPLEET; encoded by the coding sequence ATGAACCTAAACGCCGCCTATCTGCAGGTGTACCGCAATAAAGGAGCGGCAGGAATTGACGACGTTCAAATACAGGAACTGAAATCCATACTGCAAGCGCACGGTGAGCGATACGTCCAACAGATAGAACGGGAGCAATATCAGGTGTCCCCGATATTGGGCGTGGAAATACCAAAAAGCAACGGGAAGAAGCGACTGCTCGGTATTCCCACTGTTGTGGACAGGGTATTTCAACAAGCACTGCAACAAGCTTTGCACCCTGTATTCGAGCCAAGCTCCCGACAGTACAGTTATGGGGCCGGACCGAAGCGCAACGCCCATCAGGCCGTAGCACGAAGCCTTGAGAACATCAACTCCGGATACCAGCACATAGTGGACATTGATTTAAAGAGCTTCTTCGATGAAGTGGAGCACTATGTCCTTCTGGAGCTGATCTATAAAAAGATGAAATGCAAGCCGACGATGAAGCTGTTGCGTTCATTTCTTAGGGCGTCAGTACTAATTAACGGTAAATTGCACAAACGCAGAAAAGGAGTTCCGCAAGGCCCTCCCTTAAGTCCGTTGCTTTCCAATATCCTGCCGGGCGAGCTGGATAAAGAACTGGAAAAGCGGGGACATCGTTACGTGAGATATGCCGATGATTTTAGTGTCTACGTCAAAAGCAGGAGAGCTGCAAAACGGGTAGGCAACAGTATCTACAAGTTTCTGCGGGACAAACTCCAGCTTCCCATAAACAGGGAGAAAAGTGGCATACGTAAACCTTTGGACCTCCAAGTACCGGGGTTCGGTTTCGTGCCGACCTACAAGAAAGGGGAAAAAGGGAAATATCAATTAGTGACGGGAGTATCAAAGTGGAAGGAATTTAAGGCTAAACTTAAATATCCGACCAAAAAGACGATTCCCGTTAATTTTGGAGAACGTGTCCAACGAATCGACCTGTTGCTGCGGGGCTGGATAAATTACTTCAAACCTGCCTCCGTTCAAGGAAAGCTTAAAAAAGCAGGAAGAATGGCTAAGAAACCGGTTACGGTATTGTATCTGGCACCATTGGAAGAAACCTGA
- a CDS encoding serine hydrolase domain-containing protein gives MKNILYVIIYITALFTRPLAAQDGSDIESTSVAIEQMLDQTDDASIVQFVETYIIKVEDPQTFIEKIENIRKELRGIRDDIGLDLDEAGAILTFGSEDVEKRLRIEYSNESNKITDLFILPPEQKLKFEINDLNAAIQFMKDQDMAGLLYLKSNGKVVIEEPFGMSNENLGVANTTETIFAIGSRPIDFTTAAILLLDQQDILSLDDSIEEHLVDVPADKKGITIKHLMSGESGLPDFFDMVGDWDADLQWISRNEAILRMMNQDLLFEPGQGNSHSHGAFGLLAAIVELTTGKTYMDYLKENFFSPAGMTRTGEYGDAKDFEIKEFAVGGGPQLVGLPNIPPNWGPTSWLVKGSGGMYSTLDDLLKFYSLVRSGKVFDDAHVKYFKEPSADVDGSMRGFELFSVYNSPQSELYLFLNSPGDNDVRRKIFRALEELID, from the coding sequence ATGAAGAACATACTATATGTGATTATCTATATAACTGCCTTATTTACCAGACCTTTGGCCGCACAAGACGGTAGTGATATCGAATCTACGTCTGTAGCCATTGAACAAATGCTAGATCAAACTGATGATGCCAGTATAGTACAATTTGTAGAGACCTACATTATCAAAGTAGAAGATCCCCAAACATTTATTGAAAAAATTGAGAATATCAGAAAAGAATTAAGGGGCATACGAGACGATATAGGACTTGACCTTGACGAGGCTGGTGCAATCCTAACATTTGGTTCGGAGGATGTGGAAAAGCGTCTCAGAATAGAATATAGCAACGAAAGTAATAAGATAACGGATCTGTTCATCCTTCCTCCGGAACAAAAATTGAAATTTGAAATTAATGACCTTAATGCTGCTATCCAATTCATGAAAGATCAGGATATGGCCGGGTTATTATACCTTAAATCAAACGGGAAAGTTGTTATAGAAGAACCGTTTGGCATGTCTAATGAAAACTTAGGAGTAGCAAATACTACCGAAACCATATTCGCTATTGGTTCAAGACCAATTGACTTTACGACTGCGGCCATTTTATTGCTCGATCAACAAGACATACTTTCATTGGATGATTCTATAGAAGAACATCTGGTTGACGTACCAGCCGATAAAAAGGGCATTACAATTAAACATTTAATGTCGGGCGAGTCGGGATTACCCGACTTTTTCGATATGGTAGGAGATTGGGATGCCGACCTGCAATGGATTAGTCGTAACGAAGCTATCCTTCGTATGATGAATCAAGATCTATTATTTGAGCCAGGTCAAGGGAATTCACATTCACACGGTGCCTTTGGTCTACTTGCCGCCATTGTAGAGCTCACAACCGGCAAGACTTATATGGACTACCTGAAAGAGAATTTCTTTAGTCCTGCTGGAATGACCAGAACCGGAGAGTACGGGGATGCAAAGGATTTTGAGATTAAAGAATTTGCAGTAGGCGGAGGACCACAACTTGTAGGATTACCTAATATTCCACCTAACTGGGGGCCAACATCATGGCTTGTAAAAGGAAGTGGTGGTATGTATTCTACTTTAGACGATTTATTAAAGTTCTATTCGCTAGTTCGAAGTGGTAAAGTTTTTGATGATGCGCACGTCAAATATTTTAAAGAACCTTCTGCTGATGTAGATGGTTCTATGCGAGGATTTGAATTATTCAGCGTATACAATTCGCCCCAGAGTGAACTATATCTTTTTCTCAACAGCCCAGGGGATAATGATGTAAGGAGAAAGATCTTCAGAGCATTGGAAGAGCTGATAGATTAA
- a CDS encoding DUF6265 family protein — protein sequence MKYIFTLLMLFLTDIAFAQSDFPDFLQGTWKMENKESYEHWDKLNENTLKGFTYKIKDGQLRVSEYLDISRNKNQIIYTATVLNQNQAKGIEFELTKIDSTFTFENPKHDFPKKIVYQKRNESEIFVQVSDGKNGFSFKMKKQDGQAMERDSSIANPNYDASLANKLGADDYGMKSYIFVVLKTGSNKTTDKELISEAFKGHMSNINRLVEKRKLIVAGPFGTNDNGYRGIFIFDNVASIEEAKELLQTDPAVKAELLDFELYNWYGSAALPEYLKFSDKIWKLNP from the coding sequence ATGAAATACATTTTCACACTTTTAATGCTATTTCTCACTGACATAGCCTTTGCTCAGTCAGATTTTCCCGACTTTTTGCAAGGAACTTGGAAAATGGAGAATAAAGAAAGCTACGAACACTGGGACAAACTCAACGAAAATACCCTTAAAGGTTTCACCTACAAAATCAAAGATGGACAATTACGAGTTTCCGAATATCTTGATATTTCCCGAAATAAAAATCAAATCATCTATACAGCCACCGTTTTAAATCAAAACCAAGCAAAAGGTATCGAGTTTGAACTAACTAAAATAGACAGCACTTTTACTTTCGAAAACCCAAAGCACGATTTTCCAAAGAAGATAGTTTACCAAAAACGAAACGAGTCAGAAATTTTTGTTCAGGTGTCCGATGGCAAAAATGGATTTTCCTTTAAAATGAAAAAGCAGGATGGGCAGGCTATGGAAAGAGACAGCAGTATTGCGAATCCAAACTATGATGCCTCGTTGGCAAACAAATTAGGTGCGGACGATTATGGAATGAAAAGTTATATTTTCGTTGTGCTCAAAACAGGCAGTAACAAAACGACCGACAAAGAACTCATTAGTGAAGCCTTTAAAGGCCATATGAGTAATATAAATCGCCTTGTAGAAAAAAGGAAACTGATTGTAGCGGGTCCTTTTGGCACAAACGACAACGGCTATCGTGGTATTTTTATCTTCGACAATGTGGCAAGTATTGAAGAAGCAAAAGAATTATTACAAACTGACCCGGCCGTTAAAGCGGAATTATTGGATTTTGAACTTTACAATTGGTATGGCTCGGCTGCATTGCCCGAATATTTAAAGTTTTCAGATAAAATATGGAAATTAAATCCTTAA
- a CDS encoding ATP-dependent Clp protease adaptor ClpS has product MSTKEKVLEDVLLKEETVKQHEIVLFNDEVNTFDHVIETLMDICDHTPHQAEQCSLIVHYNGKCTVKTGEYSDLEPRCSGLLQAGLSAEIV; this is encoded by the coding sequence ATGAGTACCAAAGAAAAAGTATTGGAAGACGTTCTTCTCAAGGAAGAAACGGTAAAACAACACGAAATTGTTCTCTTTAACGACGAGGTCAATACTTTTGACCATGTCATCGAAACCTTGATGGACATTTGCGATCACACTCCCCATCAGGCCGAACAATGTTCACTCATTGTCCACTACAACGGCAAGTGTACAGTCAAGACCGGCGAATACAGCGATTTGGAACCCCGCTGCAGCGGGCTGCTTCAGGCGGGACTTAGTGCGGAGATTGTGTAA
- the prmA gene encoding 50S ribosomal protein L11 methyltransferase, producing the protein MSIYIEYSFKIEPLHPASDILIAELGEVGFESFVENDDGVLAYIQKEDWRDDILNAIQILKHPDFKISQSYTEIPQENWNADWERNFKPIQIDNRCAVRAPFHKKMEVEYDIVIEPKMSFGTGHHETTRMMLQFILDHDFEALSVLDMGSGTGVLAILAAMKSATYVDAIDIDTWCFLNAKENVARNGCPQINVYEGDVALLGKLKYDVILANINRNTLLRDIPVYVKNLNKNGILFVSGFYAEDIPMISAKCAENGLRWEKNLEKNRWVAAKYVF; encoded by the coding sequence TTGTCAATATATATCGAGTATTCGTTTAAAATCGAGCCTTTGCATCCCGCATCCGACATCCTTATTGCCGAGCTGGGGGAGGTGGGATTCGAAAGTTTTGTGGAAAACGATGATGGTGTCCTCGCCTACATCCAAAAAGAAGACTGGCGAGACGATATATTAAATGCCATCCAAATACTAAAACATCCGGATTTCAAGATATCCCAATCCTATACAGAAATTCCACAAGAAAATTGGAATGCGGACTGGGAGCGCAACTTTAAGCCCATCCAAATTGACAATCGCTGCGCGGTACGGGCTCCTTTCCACAAAAAAATGGAGGTGGAGTACGATATCGTCATTGAACCCAAAATGAGCTTCGGTACCGGGCACCACGAGACCACCCGCATGATGTTGCAGTTTATTTTGGACCACGATTTCGAAGCTCTGTCCGTCCTCGACATGGGTAGCGGCACCGGGGTACTCGCCATTCTTGCCGCCATGAAGAGCGCGACTTATGTCGATGCCATCGATATCGATACCTGGTGTTTTCTCAATGCCAAGGAGAACGTGGCCAGAAACGGATGTCCACAAATCAATGTGTATGAAGGGGACGTGGCTCTTTTAGGTAAATTAAAATATGATGTCATCCTAGCCAACATCAACCGGAACACTCTGCTTCGGGACATTCCCGTGTACGTCAAAAACTTGAACAAAAACGGAATACTTTTTGTAAGTGGTTTCTACGCGGAAGATATTCCCATGATATCCGCGAAATGTGCGGAAAACGGACTTCGGTGGGAAAAAAACCTGGAAAAGAACCGATGGGTTGCCGCAAAATATGTATTTTAG
- the tpiA gene encoding triose-phosphate isomerase, whose amino-acid sequence MRNKIVAGNWKMNKTSTETGELLNELAAKLPDTQAEVMVAPTFVNLTAAVSALDESIIEVIAQNMHFAESGAYTGEISADMLLDIDIDTVIIGHSERRASFGETDEILAKKVKTAIEKEMRILFCFGEQLEDRKSDNHFKVVESQLRNVLFSLDASAWTHIVLAYEPVWAIGTGETASPEQAQEMHAFIRKTITEAFDSSVADKVSILYGGSVKPANAKEIFSKPDVDGGLIGGASLKADDFVEIIKAI is encoded by the coding sequence ATGAGAAATAAAATAGTAGCAGGAAACTGGAAAATGAACAAGACCTCGACCGAAACGGGGGAATTATTGAACGAACTGGCCGCAAAGTTGCCCGATACCCAGGCGGAGGTCATGGTCGCCCCGACATTCGTCAACCTTACGGCAGCGGTAAGCGCCTTGGATGAGTCAATTATAGAGGTCATCGCCCAGAACATGCATTTTGCCGAAAGCGGGGCGTACACCGGGGAAATTTCCGCGGATATGCTGTTGGATATCGATATCGACACCGTTATCATCGGGCATTCCGAACGTCGCGCCTCTTTCGGGGAGACGGACGAGATTTTGGCCAAAAAGGTAAAGACCGCGATAGAGAAGGAGATGCGGATTCTATTCTGTTTCGGCGAGCAACTCGAAGACCGCAAATCCGACAATCATTTTAAGGTAGTCGAAAGCCAATTGAGAAATGTGCTTTTTTCGTTGGATGCATCGGCGTGGACCCATATCGTTCTGGCCTACGAACCTGTTTGGGCCATAGGAACTGGGGAGACCGCATCACCTGAACAGGCGCAGGAAATGCACGCCTTTATCCGCAAGACCATTACGGAGGCCTTTGACAGCTCGGTAGCCGATAAGGTGTCCATCTTGTACGGCGGCAGCGTAAAACCCGCCAACGCCAAGGAAATTTTCTCCAAGCCCGATGTCGATGGGGGACTCATCGGCGGGGCATCGCTGAAAGCCGATGATTTTGTGGAAATCATAAAGGCTATTTAA
- a CDS encoding BT_3928 family protein, which yields MKYLVNISRILVGILFIFSGLIKLNDPVGFSFKLEEYFSQGVLDLPFLEPYALAISIFVVIFEVVLGVVLLLGYRVKFTVWSLLIMIIGFTFLTFYSAYFNKVTDCGCFGDAIKLTPWESFTKDIILLVLILILFFGRKYISPLFSRGALRIITLLAVVFSIVYCNHVLNHLPVVDFRPYKIGANIEEGMAVPEDAPKPVYDYAWRFNVDGEEKIIVTQGDYPSVDGEFIDVETTEVQKGYEPPIHDFTIEQQGEDFAASLLQEPKLVMVIAYDLAKTNEDAYDGIKKVTDAALEEGYKVIGMSASDEQRTSGLVEDYNLDFEFYFTDETTLKTIVRSNPGVLVLEKGTIRQKVHYNDLDQLKFE from the coding sequence ATGAAGTATCTTGTAAACATTAGTAGAATTTTAGTCGGAATACTGTTTATTTTCAGCGGCCTGATAAAACTGAACGATCCCGTAGGTTTCTCCTTTAAGCTCGAGGAGTATTTCAGTCAAGGGGTGCTCGACCTTCCCTTTTTGGAGCCTTATGCGCTGGCTATTTCCATTTTTGTGGTCATTTTCGAGGTGGTGCTGGGGGTCGTACTTTTATTGGGGTATCGGGTAAAATTCACGGTTTGGAGCCTGCTCATCATGATTATCGGCTTTACCTTCCTGACCTTTTATTCCGCCTATTTCAACAAGGTAACGGACTGCGGCTGTTTTGGGGATGCCATCAAATTAACGCCCTGGGAATCGTTTACCAAAGATATCATCCTCTTGGTATTGATCCTCATCCTATTTTTTGGTAGAAAATATATTAGCCCGTTGTTCAGCAGGGGAGCCCTTCGGATTATAACCTTGCTCGCCGTCGTGTTCTCTATCGTGTATTGCAATCATGTGCTGAACCATTTGCCGGTGGTCGATTTTAGGCCCTATAAGATCGGTGCCAATATCGAGGAGGGAATGGCCGTACCCGAGGATGCCCCAAAACCGGTTTACGATTACGCTTGGCGATTCAACGTTGACGGAGAGGAAAAAATAATCGTGACCCAAGGGGACTACCCCTCGGTGGACGGGGAGTTCATCGATGTGGAGACCACGGAAGTCCAAAAAGGATACGAACCGCCCATTCACGATTTCACGATCGAGCAACAGGGTGAGGATTTTGCCGCTTCGCTCTTGCAGGAGCCTAAACTGGTCATGGTCATCGCCTATGACCTGGCAAAGACCAATGAAGATGCATACGATGGAATAAAAAAGGTAACCGATGCCGCCTTGGAGGAGGGCTATAAGGTCATCGGGATGTCCGCTTCCGACGAACAACGAACCTCCGGTTTGGTCGAGGATTATAATTTGGATTTTGAGTTTTATTTTACGGACGAGACCACCCTGAAGACCATCGTCCGCTCCAATCCCGGGGTGCTGGTGTTGGAGAAGGGAACGATACGACAGAAGGTGCACTATAACGACTTGGATCAATTGAAATTTGAATAA
- a CDS encoding DUF1599 domain-containing protein encodes MQHTSEQYDEVVQICRELFTKKMGDYGSAWRILRLPSLTDQLFIKAQRIRSLQENEVRKVDEGERSEFIGIVNYSIMALIQLEEGVAEQPDLSVEEALERFDRHAAATKKLMEDKNHDYGEAWRDMRVSSLTDLILQKLLRVKQIENNKGQTAVSEGVDANYQDMVNYAVFALIHLKSV; translated from the coding sequence ATGCAACATACTTCCGAGCAATACGATGAGGTGGTACAGATTTGTCGGGAGCTCTTCACGAAAAAAATGGGGGATTATGGCAGTGCCTGGCGTATTCTGAGGCTCCCCTCGCTTACCGATCAATTGTTTATCAAGGCGCAGCGCATCCGTAGTTTACAGGAAAACGAAGTGCGAAAGGTGGATGAGGGCGAACGCTCGGAGTTTATCGGTATCGTCAACTACTCCATTATGGCTTTGATACAATTGGAAGAGGGCGTGGCCGAGCAGCCGGACCTTTCGGTCGAGGAGGCGCTAGAACGTTTTGATCGGCATGCTGCAGCCACCAAAAAATTGATGGAGGACAAAAACCACGATTACGGCGAGGCTTGGCGCGATATGCGTGTCAGTTCGCTGACAGACCTCATTTTGCAAAAATTGCTGCGAGTGAAGCAAATAGAAAATAATAAGGGTCAAACCGCCGTTAGTGAGGGGGTCGATGCCAATTACCAAGATATGGTCAACTATGCGGTCTTTGCGCTGATACATTTGAAAAGCGTTTGA
- the folP gene encoding dihydropteroate synthase, whose protein sequence is MTLNCKGELIDLFRTKVMGILNITPDSFYDGGKYKDGKAVLQQTERMLNEGATFIDVGAYSSRPGADAVSEDEELQRILPIIGMLLREFPQIILSIDTFRSEVAKSCLDVGAAIINDISAGKQDENMLPTVARYKIPYIMMHMRGTPKTMQNQTDYENIAVDMLRYFSERIAKARKLGITDIIIDPGFGFAKTLPQNYELLSKLELFQNLELPLLAGLSRKSMIYKALDTTAEKALNGTTALHMVALMKGANILRVHDVKQAMECIALTEKLFR, encoded by the coding sequence ATGACCCTCAACTGCAAAGGCGAACTTATCGACCTCTTTCGAACCAAGGTGATGGGCATTCTGAACATTACCCCCGATTCCTTTTACGATGGAGGAAAGTATAAGGATGGGAAGGCGGTGCTGCAACAGACCGAACGCATGCTGAACGAAGGGGCTACTTTTATCGACGTCGGCGCCTACAGCTCCCGTCCTGGGGCAGATGCCGTTTCAGAGGATGAGGAGCTACAAAGGATATTGCCCATAATCGGGATGCTTCTTCGGGAATTCCCACAAATCATTTTATCCATTGATACCTTTAGAAGCGAGGTGGCCAAAAGCTGTCTGGACGTGGGTGCGGCGATAATCAACGATATCTCCGCCGGAAAGCAGGATGAAAATATGCTTCCGACCGTTGCGCGGTATAAGATACCCTATATAATGATGCACATGAGGGGCACCCCAAAGACCATGCAAAATCAGACGGATTACGAAAATATCGCGGTGGACATGCTGCGGTATTTTTCGGAACGTATCGCAAAGGCCAGAAAGCTTGGGATTACGGATATCATCATCGATCCAGGATTCGGCTTTGCCAAGACCCTGCCCCAGAACTATGAGCTGCTATCGAAATTGGAGTTGTTTCAGAATTTGGAGTTGCCCCTTTTAGCGGGACTCAGCAGGAAATCCATGATTTACAAGGCGCTCGACACGACCGCCGAAAAAGCCCTCAATGGCACCACCGCGCTTCACATGGTCGCCTTGATGAAAGGCGCCAATATTTTAAGGGTTCACGACGTTAAGCAAGCAATGGAATGTATTGCCCTGACAGAAAAATTATTTCGCTAA
- a CDS encoding diadenylate cyclase: MDFLNFLEFNITDVIDIVLVAILLYYVYKLVRGSVAINIFIGIVIIWAFWKLTELLDMEMISSMVGGFMQVGLIALIIVFQQEIRKFLLMVGSTNFANKRKFLKHFKFLRTESIGPDTNVDAIIAACEKMSLSKTGALIVIERNNSLDFVKSSGDQMYIQVNQPIIESIFYKNSTLHDGAAIIQSNYIVATRAILPVSNERNIPLRFGLRHRAAVGITEKTDALALVVSEETGNISYLRNGEFVDYEGPKELTSMLKEDLIE, translated from the coding sequence TTGGATTTCCTTAATTTTCTAGAGTTCAATATTACCGATGTCATCGACATCGTCTTGGTAGCCATTCTATTGTATTACGTTTACAAATTGGTCCGCGGTTCCGTGGCCATTAATATCTTTATCGGGATTGTCATCATTTGGGCCTTTTGGAAGCTTACCGAACTCCTCGATATGGAGATGATAAGCAGTATGGTCGGTGGCTTTATGCAGGTGGGACTTATCGCTTTGATCATCGTCTTTCAGCAAGAGATCCGAAAATTTCTGTTGATGGTCGGGTCGACCAATTTTGCCAATAAACGGAAGTTCCTCAAACATTTTAAGTTCCTGAGAACGGAAAGCATAGGTCCCGATACAAATGTCGATGCCATTATTGCAGCCTGCGAAAAAATGAGCTTGAGCAAAACCGGTGCCTTGATCGTAATAGAACGTAACAACTCCCTTGATTTCGTGAAATCCTCCGGAGATCAAATGTATATTCAGGTGAACCAACCGATTATCGAAAGTATTTTTTACAAGAACAGTACCCTGCATGATGGGGCGGCCATCATACAGAGCAATTATATCGTAGCGACCCGGGCCATTCTTCCGGTTTCCAACGAACGTAACATTCCCCTTCGCTTCGGCCTTCGCCACCGCGCTGCCGTCGGTATCACTGAAAAGACCGATGCCCTGGCCCTGGTGGTAAGTGAAGAAACAGGGAATATCTCCTATCTCCGCAACGGGGAGTTTGTCGATTACGAAGGTCCGAAGGAACTGACATCCATGTTAAAGGAGGATTTGATCGAATAA